A single region of the Schizosaccharomyces osmophilus chromosome 3, complete sequence genome encodes:
- the hdd1 gene encoding GMP 5'-nucleotidase, with the protein MSVSQSILPFLETISKLKSTPRTGWLYHGIEAPESIADHMHRMGILTLLCNDPAINKDRCVKIAIVHDLAESIVGDITPHENVSKEEKHRLEMEAMNKITKEILPSNLAMNAEEIRELFLEYEHASTSEAKFVKDIDKFEMLAQMFEYEKKYQGTKDLSQFSWASQLIKHSQVKGWLQDLMTEREAFWKTVKGNSEI; encoded by the coding sequence ATGAGTGTTTCCCAATCgatccttccttttttggaaacaattTCTAAATTAAAGTCTACCCCAAGAACAGGCTGGCTATACCATGGTATTGAGGCTCCTGAGTCCATTGCTGACCACATGCACCGTATGGGCATCCTAACATTGCTTTGCAATGACCCAGCAATCAACAAAGACCGTTGTGTTAAGATCGCCATTGTGCATGATCTTGCTGAGTCTATTGTTGGAGATATTACCCCCCATGAAAATGTTTCCAAGGAAGAGAAGCATCGCCTGGAAATGGAAGCTATGAATAAAATTACCAAAGAAATATTGCCATCAAACTTGGCAATGAATGCTGAAGAAATACGAGAGTTATTTTTGGAGTATGAACATGCTTCGACATCCGAAGCCAAGTTCGTTAAGGATATCGACAAGTTTGAAATGCTTGCTCAGATGTTTGagtatgaaaaaaaatatcagGGAACAAAGGATCTTAGCCAATTTTCTTGGGCTAGTCAGTTGATTAAGCATTCTCAGGTGAAAGGTTGGTTGCAAGATCTCATGACCGAACGTGAAGCTTTCTGGAAAACTGTAAAAGGCAATTCAGAAATTTGA